One genomic region from Nitrospirota bacterium encodes:
- the cas2 gene encoding CRISPR-associated endonuclease Cas2, giving the protein MFMVVTYDITDDKRREQVSSELENYGMRVQKSIFECYLDPDQIDALKASLETMIDVTVDHIRFYYLCKKDSGKTTVDGVQLIYRNNDYFMI; this is encoded by the coding sequence ATGTTTATGGTTGTAACATACGATATCACAGATGACAAAAGGAGAGAGCAGGTATCTTCTGAACTGGAAAACTATGGCATGAGGGTTCAGAAGAGTATATTCGAATGCTACCTTGATCCGGATCAGATTGATGCACTCAAGGCATCCCTTGAGACCATGATCGATGTAACCGTTGACCATATCAGATTTTATTATCTATGCAAAAAAGACTCCGGGAAAACAACAGTAGATGGAGTGCAGCTTATATACAGGAATAACGATTACTTTATGATCTGA
- the cas2 gene encoding CRISPR-associated endonuclease Cas2: MTMFYMVCYDISDDGRRREVQKTLEGFGKRVQFSVFDCDISDVQYRMLRDKILSKIDKDADSVRFYPLCNACFGKIEYRGTGSISDDDRFFII, translated from the coding sequence ATGACAATGTTTTACATGGTATGTTATGACATAAGTGATGATGGCCGCAGAAGAGAGGTTCAGAAAACCCTGGAAGGATTTGGAAAGAGGGTACAGTTCAGTGTGTTTGATTGTGATATATCGGATGTGCAATATAGAATGCTCAGGGATAAAATTCTCTCTAAAATCGATAAGGATGCGGATAGTGTAAGGTTTTATCCCCTCTGCAACGCATGTTTCGGAAAGATCGAATACAGGGGAACCGGCAGTATAAGTGATGATGACCGGTTTTTTATAATATAG
- the ltrA gene encoding group II intron reverse transcriptase/maturase — protein sequence MSLFEEICSYSNLLRAFDRVEENAGGPGVDNVTIEEFSLSLNETLMFLRKNLLDGEYKPEALLKVGIPKDDGGTRWLSIPAVRDRVVQTSAAMVLTPILDREFEECSFAYRKGMSVKKAVQKIIDYRNRGYLWVVDADITAYFDEIDHEILLREISRYISDERVLHLISMWLKAEVVYRGHRTRLTKGVPQGSPVSPLLSNLYLDVFDETLMNARYKHVRFADDFIILCKERPDAEDALELTEDALKKLKLSLHHDKTRLVHFNDGFKYLGVEFLRSMIFRPIYEAKLEIEKEPVRPPIISEISERKKTVIPPWIPDLPDTVMAKAFKDAINESEEDNLDSFFQERPEIEPSASKNPFLRTLYLLEQGSVLAKEDERFRILKDRVEIKVIPAIKVDQVLVFGNVQLTTQAMKFCLEKDIPVILLSSRGRYFGEISSFKITNVALHKRQFEMADNEALSLETGKAIIKAKINNSKVIIQRYGRKRRHMRFEPDVQKMNLMLNKISSVVMRDELMGVEGAASAMYFSALRTLLGDDWNFRKRQKQPPPDPVNSLLSYGYTLLFYNIFAMVRMHGLHPYIGFLHKLRNGHPALVSDILEEFRAPVVDAVVISLILRGSIKKKDFLLPHGSGSPCLLKGDARKVFIRAFENKMNSSISHTPTGHHVDYRRCIDLQVQGLRQVIEGNLEKYEPMMIK from the coding sequence ATGAGCCTTTTTGAGGAAATATGTTCTTATTCCAATCTCCTCAGGGCCTTTGACAGGGTGGAGGAAAATGCCGGGGGACCGGGAGTGGACAATGTCACTATCGAAGAGTTCTCTCTATCCCTGAATGAGACGCTCATGTTCCTAAGAAAAAACCTCCTGGATGGCGAGTATAAACCTGAGGCGTTGCTGAAGGTCGGCATACCGAAGGATGACGGTGGGACAAGGTGGCTCTCAATCCCGGCGGTAAGGGATCGCGTGGTGCAAACATCCGCTGCGATGGTGCTCACGCCGATCCTGGACAGGGAGTTTGAAGAATGCAGCTTTGCATACAGGAAGGGAATGTCTGTAAAGAAGGCCGTACAAAAGATTATTGACTACAGGAACCGGGGATATTTGTGGGTCGTGGATGCTGATATAACCGCGTATTTTGACGAGATTGACCATGAGATCCTGTTAAGAGAAATCAGTAGATATATCAGTGACGAAAGGGTCCTGCACCTGATAAGTATGTGGTTGAAGGCGGAAGTTGTATACAGGGGGCACAGGACAAGGCTGACAAAGGGTGTTCCGCAGGGTTCTCCGGTATCTCCACTGTTGTCCAACCTGTATCTTGATGTTTTTGATGAAACATTAATGAACGCCAGGTATAAACATGTCAGGTTTGCTGATGACTTTATTATCCTGTGCAAGGAGAGGCCGGATGCTGAAGATGCACTTGAGCTTACAGAGGATGCCTTAAAAAAATTGAAGCTGAGTCTTCATCATGATAAAACACGGCTTGTTCATTTCAATGATGGCTTTAAATATCTTGGAGTGGAATTCCTGCGATCAATGATTTTCAGGCCGATCTATGAAGCTAAACTGGAAATTGAAAAAGAACCTGTCAGGCCCCCAATAATATCTGAAATATCTGAAAGGAAAAAAACAGTAATACCCCCCTGGATACCGGATTTGCCGGATACTGTAATGGCAAAGGCGTTTAAAGACGCGATTAATGAGTCTGAAGAAGACAATCTTGATTCTTTTTTCCAGGAGAGACCGGAGATAGAGCCGTCTGCCTCTAAAAACCCCTTTTTGAGGACCCTTTATCTTTTGGAGCAGGGCTCCGTGCTTGCCAAGGAAGATGAACGGTTCAGGATATTGAAGGACAGGGTGGAGATAAAGGTAATTCCCGCCATAAAGGTCGACCAGGTGCTTGTTTTCGGGAATGTCCAGTTGACGACCCAGGCGATGAAGTTTTGCCTTGAAAAAGACATCCCGGTTATTCTCCTTTCAAGCAGGGGCAGATATTTCGGCGAGATCAGCTCCTTTAAAATAACGAATGTCGCCTTGCATAAAAGACAGTTTGAGATGGCCGATAACGAGGCCCTGTCACTTGAGACAGGAAAGGCAATTATAAAGGCAAAGATTAACAATTCAAAGGTTATAATCCAGAGGTATGGCAGAAAGAGAAGGCACATGCGTTTTGAGCCCGATGTGCAGAAAATGAATCTTATGCTTAACAAGATATCCAGCGTGGTCATGCGTGATGAACTTATGGGAGTTGAAGGCGCTGCATCTGCAATGTATTTTTCAGCGCTGAGGACCTTGCTGGGAGACGACTGGAATTTCAGGAAAAGACAGAAACAGCCTCCCCCTGACCCTGTAAACAGTCTGCTGAGTTATGGATATACCCTGCTTTTTTATAACATTTTTGCCATGGTCCGAATGCACGGCCTGCATCCATATATTGGGTTTTTGCACAAGTTGAGAAATGGACATCCGGCTCTTGTATCCGATATACTGGAGGAGTTCAGGGCTCCGGTTGTGGATGCTGTCGTGATCAGCCTGATCCTGAGGGGCAGTATTAAGAAAAAAGATTTTCTTTTGCCACATGGCAGTGGTTCCCCTTGTCTTCTGAAGGGGGATGCAAGAAAGGTATTTATAAGGGCCTTTGAAAATAAAATGAATAGTTCCATTTCTCATACTCCCACAGGACATCATGTTGATTACAGGCGGTGTATCGACCTTCAGGTACAGGGACTGCGACAGGTAATTGAAGGGAATCTGGAAAAGTATGAACCGATGATGATTAAATGA
- the cas6 gene encoding CRISPR system precrRNA processing endoribonuclease RAMP protein Cas6, giving the protein MNQQSTTQPGTSYLKQTLSGFRALKVEFTLFPLEKIHLGPDEVKGDRWRGGFGEALRNLACLCRWDKTACDECDMCAGCLYYRYFFTDRPLPYVMLPRLDGKKGYETGERLQLDMVLIGEAAGHVDKFIMTVEEMGRAGIGSRRGRFRVKSVVAEDSIDASAFFEEEAMTVDQCSIELLTPLKIREGISGLNYCNLSFETFFRLLIKRIINLNNLYCNGKGFDKERIEPEKQDLFTLAGKIETKAYTEWRDFNRFSSRQHKSLKIGGQLGIIRYNGEIGRFYPFLKLGEVLGVGQHTTSGFGRYRLMPPEKYEYKVKV; this is encoded by the coding sequence ATGAACCAACAATCAACAACACAGCCGGGAACAAGTTATCTTAAGCAGACCCTTTCAGGGTTCAGGGCTTTAAAGGTTGAATTTACCCTGTTTCCACTTGAAAAGATCCATCTTGGCCCTGATGAGGTCAAGGGTGATCGGTGGCGGGGTGGTTTTGGGGAGGCATTGAGGAATCTGGCATGTCTTTGCAGGTGGGACAAGACTGCTTGTGATGAATGCGATATGTGTGCAGGCTGTCTTTATTACAGGTATTTCTTTACGGACAGGCCGCTTCCATACGTGATGCTTCCCAGGCTTGACGGCAAAAAGGGATATGAAACAGGTGAGAGGCTGCAACTCGATATGGTGCTTATAGGTGAGGCAGCAGGGCATGTGGATAAGTTTATAATGACTGTTGAAGAGATGGGCAGAGCGGGTATAGGCAGCAGGAGGGGGAGGTTTCGTGTGAAATCCGTGGTGGCAGAGGACTCGATTGATGCTTCTGCGTTTTTTGAGGAAGAGGCCATGACTGTTGACCAATGCAGTATTGAGTTACTTACCCCGCTAAAAATAAGAGAGGGGATAAGTGGGCTTAATTATTGTAATCTCTCTTTTGAGACCTTTTTCAGACTTTTAATAAAGAGGATTATAAACCTTAACAACCTTTACTGTAATGGCAAGGGCTTTGACAAGGAGAGGATCGAGCCCGAAAAACAGGACCTCTTTACCTTGGCCGGTAAGATTGAAACAAAAGCATATACGGAATGGCGGGATTTTAACAGATTTTCCTCAAGACAGCATAAATCCCTGAAAATCGGTGGACAATTAGGGATAATAAGGTATAATGGAGAGATAGGCCGGTTTTATCCTTTTTTGAAGCTGGGAGAGGTGCTCGGAGTAGGGCAGCATACAACAAGCGGATTCGGAAGATACCGCTTAATGCCGCCTGAGAAATACGAATATAAGGTAAAAGTTTAA
- a CDS encoding CRISPR-associated protein Csx3 — protein MIVIDLSTFFTETAKLADLDSYIRKAEEMAGNGNEVILTGRAPVWLYLRVAHALHGKVKKLIYRSPVTGDILIFDHSPY, from the coding sequence ATGATAGTTATTGACCTTAGCACCTTTTTTACTGAGACTGCCAAACTCGCTGATCTTGACTCGTATATCCGAAAGGCTGAAGAGATGGCAGGTAATGGAAATGAAGTCATCCTTACTGGAAGGGCTCCTGTATGGCTCTACCTGAGGGTTGCACATGCCTTGCATGGGAAGGTGAAAAAACTGATATACAGAAGTCCTGTAACCGGAGATATACTGATATTTGATCATAGTCCGTATTGA
- a CDS encoding SAVED domain-containing protein, whose product MQEIAGTSPKIENFKELVDYHKDIKTINPYALAVSLLPTTDSIKGDVERFLRSKGGEWEKMPVEELNMNGLSPETIEDFINTLRVKRRQLEAQDATEIHLFIAGPIQAGTLIGAMFDNWRPVKLYHKNQKGNYEFWCHLIK is encoded by the coding sequence TTGCAGGAGATTGCCGGTACATCCCCCAAAATAGAGAATTTCAAGGAACTCGTTGACTATCACAAAGACATAAAGACGATAAATCCATACGCTCTTGCCGTTTCTTTACTGCCCACAACTGACTCCATAAAGGGAGACGTTGAGAGGTTTTTAAGAAGCAAAGGCGGTGAATGGGAGAAAATGCCTGTTGAAGAACTCAATATGAATGGACTTAGTCCTGAAACTATAGAAGATTTTATCAATACGTTAAGAGTGAAAAGAAGGCAGCTTGAAGCACAGGACGCAACAGAGATACATCTTTTTATTGCTGGGCCAATCCAGGCAGGAACATTAATTGGTGCTATGTTTGATAACTGGAGGCCTGTCAAGCTCTATCATAAAAATCAAAAGGGTAATTATGAGTTCTGGTGTCACTTGATCAAATAG